The nucleotide sequence AAAAAAGTGGGGAAAGCACCTATGCCTATGATATCCAATTCATGAGCTCTTTGGATGGTAAAAACTGGTCAGCACCAAAAACCCTACATGATGATGGCTTGCAGGCTGAACATGGATTTGTCTCCATGCTTTCATATGATGAAAATTATTTGGTCTCGTGGTTAGATGGTAGAAACTCTGCAGGACAAATGGACCAGCATAACCATCAGTCTGGAAGTATGGCTGCCATGACCTTAAGAGCAGCCATTCTCTCACCAGAGGGTAAAAAACTCCAAGAATGGGAAATAGACAACCGCACCTGTGACTGTTGTCAAACCTCAGTAGCTTTAACCAATAATGGACCAGTAGTAGTTTATAGAGACAGGGGAATTACTGAAGTTAGGGACATTGCCATAAGCAGGCTAATAAATGGAGAATGGACCCAACCAAAGACAATCTTTCAAGACAATTGGCAAATCAAAGGTTGTCCGGTTAATGGTCCTAGGGCAGCATCAAAAAACAATAGTCTAGCTGTGGCTTGGTTTTCTGCAGCCAAAGGCCAGCCAGAAGTCAAGGTGATTTTTTCAACGGATGGCGGTGAAAATTTCGAAAAACCAATTAAAATCAATATGGCTCCAAGCATTGGAAGAGTAGATATTGTAATGATAGATGAAAGTACCGCCTATGTATCATGGATGGAAAAAGGGGAAATCAAAGCCAAGAAAGTACATCAAAATGGAACGAGCGAAGAAGCAATAACTATAGCAAAAACTACAGAGGAAAGAGCCAGTGGCTTTCCTCAAATGACAATCGCTAAAGAGGGATTATTATTTGCTTGGACAGACACTGAAGGCAAAGGCACAAGGATAAAAAGCAAATTGCTAAAGACACACTAAAATCCTATTATTCAAAATTTTACAAAAAATATTTATTTAAACTATTTTTTTAATTGAATTTTTATTCTACATTTATAGAATAACATCTAATAATGTAGAAATGAAACTCGCTCCAAGTGAAGAACAGTTGATGAATTACCTTTGGAAATTGGAAAAGGCCTTTATGAAAGACCTTCTTGAAGCCTATCCAGATCCCAAACCAGCCCCAACTACAGTGGCCACGCTTTTGAAAAGAATGACAGAAAAGAAATTTGTGGCCTTTAAAACTTTCGGCAATTCTAGGGAATACTATCCCCTCATAAAAAAGAGCGCTTATTTCAGTAAACAGGTAAAAGGAATCATTAAAAATTTCTTTGATAATAGCCCTTCTCAGTTCGCCTCTTTCTTTACCTCAGAGACAGACCTGAGCCAAGAGGAACTGGAAGAACTCAAACAGTTGATTGACCGTCAAATTGAAAACAAAAAGCAATGATAGCCTACTTGATCAAATCCACAATTAGCCTCTTAATCTTATACTTGGCCTATCATTTTCTACTGTCGAAGGAAAAGGCTTACCAATTCAACCGGTATTTTCTTCTAGGAAGTCTCATATTTTCATTGTCTGTTCCTTTCCTTCAGTCTCCTCTGAAGCCCTATACAAAACTTGTAAAAGTCACTCCTACTTTTGAAAGCCTTACAGCAGATGAATTGATGCCTGCTGACCCAATAGTCACCAATTCAACACCGATTTCTTTAGAATCAGAGGCTAAAAACATGGTGAGCCCAAAACAATCGCTATCAGTATGGACGATTCTCCTGGCCATTTATTCATTGATTTTAATTATTCTGGTTATCCGCATGGTGCTCAATCTGCATACCTTATTTTTAAGAGCAAAATCAGCCACTATCATCAACCAAGGGACTTATAAGGCGGTATTGAGTAAGGGAAAAGACCTTCCATTTACCTTTTTGAAATATGTTTTTCTAGAAAAATCACAGTTTCTAAATGGGCAAATCAATTCCCAATTACTTCTCCATGAAAAAATCCATGCCCACCAATGTCATAGCCTAGACATTCTTTTTATAGAAGTGCTTAAAATCATTTTTTGGTTCAACCCTGTATTTCGCCTTTATAAAAAAGCCATACAGCTCAACCATGAATTTATAGCTGACGAGGCAGTGGTTCAGGAATGTAAAGACAAAAGAGCTTATCAGTACCTCCTACTCTCCCATGTGCTACAACATCAGCAAAACCATTTGGTAAGCTATTCCAAATATTCATTGACCAAAAACCGTATAACCATGATGAACAAAACCAACAACTGGCCAAAGACCACGATAAAGGTCTTACTGACTGTTCCCTTTGCTATTGGAATCGTTTCATTGCTCGCTATGAGGCCACAGCAAAAAAGCAATTCTCTCATCATTGAAACACCTACTTCAATAGTCTCTCCACAACAGGATGATAAATATCTGGAAGAATAGAAACAGCTTTATCAAAATTACGAGAAACTAATGAACGAAAGGAAGTTAGAAAAACGCGCATTAAATGATAAAGAATTTAACCTGGATAGAATGAGGCAACTTTGGTCATATATGTCAGAAGAAAATAGAACTAGGGCTCCAAAACTATCTTTTATAAAAGCACCTCCTATCATTAGCAAAAAACGCCCCTCAAACTATCAAATGAAAGAGTGGAGAAAAAATTCATCATATAAAATCCTATTGGACAATAAACCAGTTCCCAATAAAACATTGAAAGCCTATGACGTAGAAGATATTGCTTATTGGTCATATCATAGAAACTACACGTCCAAGGACAATGGTAAATATGATTATGAAACTGAGGTCTATTTACAAACCAATAATGGTTTTTACAGGACTTTTTTCATGAATAGAACAGGTTATGACCATGTTTCTGCATATGAGAAAGCCATAGAGATTTATATCGAGCATCAGAAGAATCCGAAAAAATATAAAGGGCAATTAGGCGGAACACTTAAGGATTTACAACAAGTCTACAGTCAAATCCCAGAATGGAAAAGGGAATTGTATAATATCAAAACTCCCTCAGAAGTTATAAAAAGTAAAAATGAAGGGATGAGCTTCAATTATATCCCCTATTTCAAACCTCAAAAAAATGATCAATGTTAAAATGGATTTAAAACCCATTTTATAGCTGTTCCAGATTACAAATCAGGAACAGCTATAAAATTTAATACTAGGGGGCTTGACTGCACCTATCTGGTGAAAAAGTCAAGCTCGACCTGACAAAATCTCTTTTATTCTGAATAAATCATCACACCGAACCTCCCACGTCGTATCTCGTACCTTATCCTTCATCCTATATTCTCGCCTGATAAGTATATAAATCAAAATACCTGCCTTGTTTTTCCATGAGTTCTTCATGCCTTCCGCGCTCTACTATTTGGCCTTTTTCCACCACCAAAATTTGGTTGGCCTGACGGATAGTACTTAATCGGTGCGCAATGACAAAGGTGGTCCTTCCCTTCATCAGTTCTTTCAAACTGGCCTGGATCAATGTCTCACTTTCAGTATCTAAATTAGAAGTGGCCTCATCTAGAATCAAAATCCTTGGATCGGCCAATATCGCTCTGGCAATGGCAATCCGCTGCTTTTGTCCTCCAGACAGTTTTACTCCCCGCTCCCCTATCAAAGTATCCAAGCCATCTTCAAAACGATCGGTAAATTCATGGACATGAGCTGCATGAACTGCCTGCATCAACTGTTCCTCACTTGCATCAGGTCTTGGGAATAATATATTTTCCTTGATGGTGCCTTCAAACAAGAAATCATCCTGCAAAACCACTCCTAATTGGCTCCTGAAACTGGAAAGACTTACTTGTTGCAAATCCTGTCCATCTATTTTTATGGTTCCACTGGCAGGGTTGAGAAAGGAGGCTACCAAGCCTGCAATGGTGGTTTTTCCAGATCCTGAAGTCCCTACCAAAGCTGTCATAGTCCCGGCCTCTGCCTCAAAACTCACTTCTTTCACCACATTTTTTCCTTCTTCATAGGCAAAGCTCACCCTGTCAAATTCCACATCACCATGAATTCTGGGTAGCTGTATATTACGACTCTCTTCATCTTCTTCCAAAGGGATATTCATGATTTCCTCAGTCCTGTCCAAGCCTGCAAATGCTTCAGTCAGCTGACTGCCAATATTGCTCATCTGCACAATCGGGGCTATCATAAAACCCAAGTAAAGGGTAAAAGCCAGAAAATCCCCAAAAGTCATGCTTTCATTCATGATCATATAGCCCCCGATTCCCATAATACCAGCAGAGGCCAATCCAAGCAAAAAAGTGGCAGAACTGGTCACCATGCTGGTAGTGGTCAAACTTGATTTTATATTCATAAACAAACGCATTACACCTTCTTCGAAGGTTTTGACCTCTTGGGCCTCGGCATTGAAACCTTTTATCACCCTTATTCCACCTAAGGTTTCTGTCAGCCTTCCGGTCACTTGGGCATTGATCTTTCCTCGCTCCCTGAAAATAGGCCTGATCTTTCCAAAAGCTTTCAATGAAATCAATCCAAAAATGGCCACTGGTACTAATACATAGAGGGTCATCATGGGACTGATATAAATCAACAAGCCCAAGCAAATGATGGAGGTAAGCACGCCACCAACCATCTGGGCTAAACCAGTGCCTACCAAATTCCTCACCCCTTCGACATCCGTCATGATCCTTGATACCAGCTCACCGGTTTTGGCATTGTCAAAAAAGCGGATAGGCAATCGGATAATATGCTGCTGCACCTTCGCCCTCAATTGGGCAATCAAATGCTGGGCTTCCACACTTAAGATCTGTGTCAGCACAAAAGAAGTACTCGCCTGTATGGCCACGGCAATGGCCACAGCTATCACCAACCATTTCAGCAATTGCATATTGGAATTGGGGATGACATCATCAATCAGGTATTTGCTGGCTCCTGGCAAAACCAAACCAGATAACCTACTGATGATGATCAAAAAAAGGCCTAGAAACAATTGTTTTT is from Echinicola marina and encodes:
- a CDS encoding exo-alpha-sialidase: MNNTNFTSLILLLITFISCSSPNQSKQQSMLLDVPFETDSTKTYAEPYLMTTATGQTYMSWIEEGENGAELRYAYFDQGKWKSPQSIASGNNWFINWADYPQIASKDGKSMLSFFLQKSGESTYAYDIQFMSSLDGKNWSAPKTLHDDGLQAEHGFVSMLSYDENYLVSWLDGRNSAGQMDQHNHQSGSMAAMTLRAAILSPEGKKLQEWEIDNRTCDCCQTSVALTNNGPVVVYRDRGITEVRDIAISRLINGEWTQPKTIFQDNWQIKGCPVNGPRAASKNNSLAVAWFSAAKGQPEVKVIFSTDGGENFEKPIKINMAPSIGRVDIVMIDESTAYVSWMEKGEIKAKKVHQNGTSEEAITIAKTTEERASGFPQMTIAKEGLLFAWTDTEGKGTRIKSKLLKTH
- a CDS encoding BlaI/MecI/CopY family transcriptional regulator, with translation MKLAPSEEQLMNYLWKLEKAFMKDLLEAYPDPKPAPTTVATLLKRMTEKKFVAFKTFGNSREYYPLIKKSAYFSKQVKGIIKNFFDNSPSQFASFFTSETDLSQEELEELKQLIDRQIENKKQ
- a CDS encoding M56 family metallopeptidase — translated: MIAYLIKSTISLLILYLAYHFLLSKEKAYQFNRYFLLGSLIFSLSVPFLQSPLKPYTKLVKVTPTFESLTADELMPADPIVTNSTPISLESEAKNMVSPKQSLSVWTILLAIYSLILIILVIRMVLNLHTLFLRAKSATIINQGTYKAVLSKGKDLPFTFLKYVFLEKSQFLNGQINSQLLLHEKIHAHQCHSLDILFIEVLKIIFWFNPVFRLYKKAIQLNHEFIADEAVVQECKDKRAYQYLLLSHVLQHQQNHLVSYSKYSLTKNRITMMNKTNNWPKTTIKVLLTVPFAIGIVSLLAMRPQQKSNSLIIETPTSIVSPQQDDKYLEE
- a CDS encoding ABC transporter ATP-binding protein, with amino-acid sequence MSKPQKERKVTIGHVFKTIIWPRKKQLFLGLFLIIISRLSGLVLPGASKYLIDDVIPNSNMQLLKWLVIAVAIAVAIQASTSFVLTQILSVEAQHLIAQLRAKVQQHIIRLPIRFFDNAKTGELVSRIMTDVEGVRNLVGTGLAQMVGGVLTSIICLGLLIYISPMMTLYVLVPVAIFGLISLKAFGKIRPIFRERGKINAQVTGRLTETLGGIRVIKGFNAEAQEVKTFEEGVMRLFMNIKSSLTTTSMVTSSATFLLGLASAGIMGIGGYMIMNESMTFGDFLAFTLYLGFMIAPIVQMSNIGSQLTEAFAGLDRTEEIMNIPLEEDEESRNIQLPRIHGDVEFDRVSFAYEEGKNVVKEVSFEAEAGTMTALVGTSGSGKTTIAGLVASFLNPASGTIKIDGQDLQQVSLSSFRSQLGVVLQDDFLFEGTIKENILFPRPDASEEQLMQAVHAAHVHEFTDRFEDGLDTLIGERGVKLSGGQKQRIAIARAILADPRILILDEATSNLDTESETLIQASLKELMKGRTTFVIAHRLSTIRQANQILVVEKGQIVERGRHEELMEKQGRYFDLYTYQARI